The segment CCTGACCCCGCGCTGACTCCGACCCGATCCCGCCGGTCATCGCCCGTGTCCGCGGCCGACCGGAACCGCCCGTGTCCGACCCCCGGCAGTTCATGGATCGACCGTCCTGCGGCCGGGGGACTTCACCGTTGCGCCACGTGCTCCGGCCCGGGCTCGTAGGCTGTCTCCATGAAGGATCTTTCCACCCGTCGTCTGCTCCTGGTGCATGCGCACCCGGACGACGAGTCGATCACCAACGGCGCCACCATGGCCCGATACGCGGCCGACGGCGCCCGGGTCACCCTGGTGACCTGCACCCTCGGCGAGGAGGGCGAGGTCATCCCGCCCGGTCTCGCGCATCTCACGGCCGACCGTGACGACTCCCTCGGCGAGTACCGCATCGGCGAGCTGTCCGCCGCCATGAAGGAGCTGGGCGTCACCGACCACCGCTTCCTGGGCGGTCCGGGGCGCTATCGGGACTCCGGAATGATGGGCCTGCCCCAGAACCGCCGCGACGGCGCCTTCTGGAACACGCCCGTCGACGACGCGGCCCCGCATCTCGTGGAGATCATCCGCTCCGTACGTCCCCAGGTCATGGTCACGTACGACCCCGAAGGCGGCTACGGCCACCCGGACCACATCCAGGCCCACCGGGTCGCGATGCGCGCCGCCGAACTGGCCGGTGAGCGGGCCTTCCGGCGTGACCTCGGGGACCCGTGGACGATCGCCAAGGTCTACTGGACACGGGTGCCGCGCTCCGTCGCCGAGGAGGGCTTCGCCCGGCTGCGGGCGGCCGGGACCGGCTTCCCCGGTGTCGCGGCGGTCGACGACATCCCCGGTGTCGTCGCCGATGACGAGGTCACCGCGGTGATCGACGGCAGCGCGTTCGCGGAGCGGAAGGCGGCCGCGATGCGGGCGCACCTCACCCAGATCGCCGTGGACGGGCCGTTCTTCGCCCTCTCCAACGACCTGGGCCAGCCGATCTTCGCCACCGAGTACTACCAGTTGGCCGAGGGCCGGCCGGGCGTGCCCCGGGGGCGGCGCGAGGACGACCTCTTCGCCGGGATCCCGGGCGCCGGCGGCCCGGTGGTCCCCGGCGGCCCGGCGGTCCCCGGCCCGGCCGGGGTGTCCGCATGAGCGCGGCGCCCGGCGCGGGCCTGGCCCGCGACTGGACGGCGCAGAGACCGCGGCCGGGCCGGATCGCCGCGTACCTCCTGCTCGCCCTGCTCGGGGCGGTCGTCGGCATCGCCGGGTCCCTGGTCCAGGCGGCCTGGTTCCCGGCCGGGCTGCTGCTCGCGCTGCTCGGCTCCGCGGGGCTCTTCTGCGGAGCCCGTATCGCCCTGGGCAACCAGCTCGGTGTGGCCGCCGCGGGTGCCGGCTGGCTGGTCGCGATCGTGGTGCTGAGCGTCGGACGCCCCGAGGGCGACGCACTGTTCGGCGCCGGGGTCGGACCGCTGCTCTTCATCCTCGGCGGCATGGTCATCGCTGTGATGTGCGCCACGCTGGGCGGGCTGTCGCAACCGGGCGGCGGGCCGGGGCGACCGGATAAGTGAGGCGTCCCGCGGACGCGGGGCCGGGGCACCGGAACCGCTGCCGCACGCGGCGGCCGGGGCCGCCCGGGCGGGCGAAAGCCGGTAAGGCCGCGGGCCGGAGCCGGTGTCCCGTAATCCGAACCCCCGTCCGTACGGGCCGTACTGACGTCCGGAGCGATCCGGCGGTCGTGCGCACGGGGGTGGAACAGGGCCGATCCGGTGCCCTTTCCACAGTCGCGGCGTGCGTGTCACCGACGGCCAGTATGGTGGTGCGCGCCGCCGGGCCGCCCAGAGAACGAGGACCACAGTAAGGGACGGGCGGCGGAGCCAACCGGGAGATCCTGCTTTGAGTCGTGAAACTGACAGTTCGTCCTCCGGGCCCCAGGGGCGCGGTGGAGCCGCCTACCCCTCGGGGACGCCGCCGTACGGGTCCAGCCGGTTGACCGGCGGAGCCGCGGCCGGTGCCGACGGCGAGCCGAAGCCGGACGCGGCCAAGTCCGAGCCCAAGACCGAGACGACGATCACCACCCGTATCCGGATCAACATCCCCGGATCGCGGCCGATTCCGCCCGTCGTGATGCGCAAGCCGGTCAACGAGCCGGGGGCCGGGGCGGCGGACGCCTCCGCGGTACCGGGCGCGCCGGGTGCCTTCGCCGGTGAGACCGAGGCGGAGCGCACGGCGGCCATGCCGGTGCCCTCGTTCGACGGCCCGGGCGCTGCGGCGCCCGCGGACGGCGGGCCCGCCGCCGGGGACAAGGCGGCGAACGACTGGTTCGCCCCGCGCAGGTCCTCGACCAACGGCGCGGGCATACAGCTACCGGACGGCGGTCCGGGCGCGGCCGTTCCCGGCGGGCCGGGTGCGCCGGGTGGTGCCGGTGCGCGTGCCGTGCCGGGTGGATCCGGTGTTGCGGGTGGATCCGGCGGTTCCGGTACGGGCCGCCCCCACAGTGCCCTCGCCGACCTCACCGGCGCGGCGGGCGCGGGTACGTCCGCGCCCGCGCCCGGCGGTTTCGCACCCGGCCCAGGCGCCCCGCCGCACGGTGGACGGTCGCGCGGTGGGCAGCCGTCGGCCGGTGCCGGACCCGACGGGCCGACGACGGGCCCGGCGCGCGGCGCCATGCCGGCCGGCGCTCCGGCGCCCGCGGGCGCCGTCGCCACGGCGCCGCGGATGTCCGACGACACCGCCGTCCTGACCCCGCAGCGGCCCGTGCCGGCCGGCCCCGGCGGTCAGGGTGGCCCGGGCGGTCCCGGGGGCAATGTCTCCGGGTCCACGCTCACCAGCGGGGTACCGGCCGTCCGGCCCGGTGCCGATTCCCCGTTCCCGGCCGGTCCCGGCCCCGCGGGGAAGCCCTCGGCCCCGTCCGGCCCGGGCGAATCCCCGACGGCCTCGCCCGCCGCCGGGTCCCCCTCCCCGTCCTCCCGGCCGGCGCCCCCGCCGCCCGCCAAGAAGGGCCGCTCCAAGTCGGCCCTGATCGGTGTCGCCGTGGTCGTCCTGGTCGGCATCGCCTACGGTGCCGGGCTGCTGCTGAACCACTCCGACGTCCCCAAGAGCACCACCGTCCTCGGTGTCGACATCGGCGGCGGTACCCGCGACGCGGCCGTCGACAAGCTCCAGGGCGT is part of the Streptomyces qinzhouensis genome and harbors:
- the mshB gene encoding N-acetyl-1-D-myo-inositol-2-amino-2-deoxy-alpha-D-glucopyranoside deacetylase, whose translation is MKDLSTRRLLLVHAHPDDESITNGATMARYAADGARVTLVTCTLGEEGEVIPPGLAHLTADRDDSLGEYRIGELSAAMKELGVTDHRFLGGPGRYRDSGMMGLPQNRRDGAFWNTPVDDAAPHLVEIIRSVRPQVMVTYDPEGGYGHPDHIQAHRVAMRAAELAGERAFRRDLGDPWTIAKVYWTRVPRSVAEEGFARLRAAGTGFPGVAAVDDIPGVVADDEVTAVIDGSAFAERKAAAMRAHLTQIAVDGPFFALSNDLGQPIFATEYYQLAEGRPGVPRGRREDDLFAGIPGAGGPVVPGGPAVPGPAGVSA
- a CDS encoding DUF6113 family protein, which encodes MSAAPGAGLARDWTAQRPRPGRIAAYLLLALLGAVVGIAGSLVQAAWFPAGLLLALLGSAGLFCGARIALGNQLGVAAAGAGWLVAIVVLSVGRPEGDALFGAGVGPLLFILGGMVIAVMCATLGGLSQPGGGPGRPDK